A window of Carboxydothermus pertinax genomic DNA:
AGAATATATTGAAAATTTAAATTTGTATGGTAAACTAATAATCGAATGGTCAGACCATCATACGGCCGTATGGTATGGTAAGTGACAAAATTTTTCAGGAGGGGTATGAGGTGAGCTGGACGCAAAATTATGATCCCCTTGGCAACATTGCGTTGTCGGCATTGTTGGCGGCGCTTCCGATTTTTTTCCTGTTCTGGGCGTTGGCCATCAAAAAAATGAAAGGATATATGGCGGGTCTTTTGACGTTGCTTTTGGCCATTATTGTTGTGGTTTTTGAGTACAAAATGCCCGTAAATCTTGCTTTGATGTCAGCGGTAAACGGCGCTTTATACGGACTTTTCCCTATTGGCTGGATTGTGTTTACGGCGATTTATCTTTATAATCTCACCGTTAAAGCTGGGCAATTTGAGATTATCAAAGATTCCATTGCATCCATTACCGAAGACCGCCGGCTGCAGGCCTTATTAATTGCTTTTGCCTTTGGGGCGTTTTTAGAAGGTGCTGCTGGTTTTGGGACTCCGGTAGCAATTACAGCAGCGATGTTAATGGGGCTTGGTTTTGAACCACTGTATGCAGCTGGGATTTGTTTAATTGCCAACACCGCTCCGGTAGCCTTCGGGGGCATTGGCATTCCGGTTATTGTGGCGGGACAGGTAACGGGAATTGACGCCATGGCGATTAGTAAGATGATAGGTCGCCAGGTACCGCTTTTATCGGCAGTTATACCGGCCTGGATGGTCTTTATTATGTCCGGCTGGAAGGGACTTGTCGAAGTACTGCCGGCGGCGCTGGTAACTGGTGTTGTCTTTGCGGGAGCTCAATGGTTTTCGGCAAACTATCTTTCACCGATGCTTCCGGATATTATAGCTTCCCTGGTTACGATTATAGCTTTAGTCTTATTCTTGAAGGTCTGGAAGCCGAAAAATATCTGGCGGTTTGCCAATGAGCCTCCGGCAACATTACAGGTGAAGAAACACTCTGCCGGAGTTATTTTAAAAGCCTGGTCGCCGTTTATTGTATTAACGATTTTAGTTGGCGACTGGGGGTTAAATCAGGTAAAAAATGTTCTGGAGCTTGTTACCCTTAAGTTACCTATTCCTGGGTTAGATGGTTTAATTTACAAACCGGGGGCTGATAAAGCAATGGAAGCGGTCTTTAAATTTAACTGGCTGTCAGCTGCCGGTACAGCAATCCTTATTGCTGCAATAATTACAATTTTAATTTTACGAATTAGCTTTAAAGATGCGGTTAATGTGTTTGTTGAGACTCTTAAGAGTTTAAAATATCCGCTTATTAACATCGCGGCAGTATTAGGCTTTGCATATGTTGCTAATTTCTCCGGGATGAGCCAAACGTTGGGCTTATCGCTAACCGTTACAGGAAAAGCTTTTGCCTTTCTTTCACCAATGCTTGGCTGGCTCGGGGTGTTTATAACCGGTTCGGATACTTCGGCTAATGCTCTCTTTGCTAAACTCCAGGCAGCTTCTGCAGAAAAGCTGGGAATACCTTTGGTTTTAACAGTGGCAGCCAATACCTCGGGTGGATTTACCGGAAAAATGATATCACCTCAAAGTATAGCGGTAGCAACTGCTTCGGTGGGGTTGGTAGGCAAAGAAGCAGAGCTTTTCCGGCTCACTGTTCTGCAGAGCTTTTTGTTTGCCATCGTAGTAGGGATAATCACATATCTTCAGGCGTACTACCTTAAAAGCTGGATTCCGGCTTATAAAATGATTGAAAACGCAGTAGCCGCTGCTCAAGCTCCGGTACATACCGGCCCGGGACTTACCATTCTTGGGATTACCGCAGTGGTAATTTTAGCCCTCTGGGGTTTAGTTGCAGCCTTTAATAAAAAATAAACTAAAATAAAACTAATCGGGGGGAACCATTCCCCCCGGATAGTTTTGGGGAGGTTTTTTTAAGTGGAAGCACTGGCCAAGTTAGAAAAAATTCTTGGTTCCGCGAAGATTAAAACGCAAACGGAGGAGCTTTTTGTTTACGGTTATGACGCCACGGCAGGGTTAAAAAACCAAATGCCTTTAGCGGTGGTATTTCCTGAGAGCACCGAGGAGGTAGTCGAGATTGTTAAATGGGCCAACGAATATAAAATTCCCCTTTATCCGCGGGGTTCAGGGACTAATTTAAGCGGTGGAACTATTCCGGCGGCAAAAGGGGTAGTGGTAGAGTTGAATCGCCTCAATAAAATCTTAGAGATTGATCTTGATAACCTTACGGCTACCGTGGAGCCGGGGGTAATTATCAACGATTTAAACGAAGCGGTGAAACCCTACGGCTTGATTTATCCGCCGGACCCGGGAACGGTTACTACTGCTACTATGGGCGGTTCAGTGGCCGAGTGTTCCGGTGGGCTTCGGGGTTTAAAATACGGGGTAACCAAGCATTACATTATGGGAATTGAGGCGGTAATTGGTACCGGGGAACTTTTAAAATTTGGCGGCAAGACCGTTAAAAATGTTACCGGCTACGATTTGCCTGCGTTAATGGTGGGTAGTGAAGGTACCCTGGGAATTATTACGAAAATTATTGTAAAGCTTATTCCCGCACCGGTAGCCAAAAAAAGCTTCTTAGCTGTATTTAACAGTATTGACGATGCTGGGAACGCTATTGCCGAAATTATTAAAAATCGGGTTATTCCGGCAACTTTAGAAATTATGGACCAAACAACTATCCGGACGGTGGAAAAATTTAAAAACATTGGTTTACCGGTAAATGCCCAGGCCATTTTACTGGTGGAATCCGATGGCTATCCGGAACAGGTGGAAATGGAAGCTAAGATTATTCGGCAGGTCCTGGAAAAGAATCGGGGAGAAGTATCTGAAGCCAAAAATGATGAAGAGCGAGAAAAACTCTGGGAAGCTCGGAGGGCGGCATTACCGGCTTTAGCCCAGGTAAGTCCTACAACTGTTTTGGAAGATGCCACAGTTCCCCGGAGTCAAGTTCCTGCTATGTTAAAGAAGTTAAAAGAAATTAGTGAAAAATATAATTTAATTATTGGTACTTTTGGCCATGCTGGCGATGGGAATCTTCATCCTACAATCCTAACCGACGAAACTAACCGGGAAGAATGGCAGCGCGTGGAAAAAGCTGTGGAAGAAATCTTTAAAGCAGCTTTAGAACTTGGAGGAACGCTTTCCGGGGAACACGGCATTGGCATGGCGAAAAACCGTTTTCTCCTCTGGGAAATGGGGGAAGCGGGGGTTAATCTTTTAAAACGCTTAAAACTTGCTTTTGATCCCAATAATATCTTAAACCCCGGGAAAATGGCGTAGGGGGGGAAGGTTTGTGATTGAGATTCAACAAGAGTTTTTAAAGTGTATGCGCTGCGGTAACTGCCAGGCGGTTTGCCCCATATATAAGGAAACTAAAATGGAAGCGGAAGTAGCCCGGGGAAAGATTCAGCTTATCAAAGGGGTTACCGAAGGGGTATTAAAGCCTACCGAATACCTGGCGGAAAAAATTGCTACCTGTCTTACCTGCCTTGCCTGCCAGGAAAACTGCCCCAGCGGGGTTAATTATGAGAAAATTCTCTTATATGGCAGGGATTATTTGGCCAAAGAAAATGGCTTACCGCCAGTGAAAAAAGCAATCTTTAAAGTTTTACGCAAACCCAGACTTTTTAATTTTGGCCTGAAAATGGCTTCCCGTTTTCAGGGTCTTGCCATGAAAAAGGTTAAAGGTCGATCGGGAAGAAAACTTCGGTTTGGCCTCCTCGAAGACCATGAAAACCGGCTGTTACCCGAGTTTTCTAAGGAAACTCTGGTGGAAAAGGCCAGGTCTAAACAAACTTCTGGGAAAGAAAAGCTTTTGTATTTCCCCGGCTGTATGATCAATAACGTTTATGTTAACGTTGGGGAAGCGGTAATTGATGTTTTAAAACACAACGGAGCACAGGTGGTAGTACCGGAAAAGCAAAGCTGCTGTGGGACTCCCGCCCGGGTGCATGGGGATATAGAGTCGGCCAAGAGCTTAGGACGTTATGTGATAGACACTTATCTTGCGACGGATGCCGATTACGTTATAACCAGCTGTTCTACCTGCGGGGTAACTTTACGACAGGGGTATGTTGAACTTTTTACCGATGAGCCGGAATACCTTGAAAAAGCCAAAAAGCTTGCCGAAAAGACCCGGGACATCAATGAATATCTAGTGGAAAAAGGCTTTATAAGACCCAAAAAACTAAATTTAAAAGTAACTTACCATGATCCCTGCCATTTAAACCGGAAGCTTAAAGTAAATAAGCAACCCCGTGAAATATTAAAAGCAGTTTTAGGGGGAAACTTTAGGGAAATGAAAAAGCCTGCTACCTGCTGCGGCGGGGCCGGTTCTTTTTCCCTGACCCATTATCCCCTCTCGAAAGCTATTGGTAGGAAAAAAGCTTTAGATATCATTGAAACCGGCGCGGAAGTAGTGGCTACTTCCTGCCCGGGATGCATGCTCCAGTTAAATGATGCCTTAGCCAAACAAGGTTCGAATATTAGGGTTTTCCATGTGGCAGAACTTCTAGCAGAGGGGTATAAGGAAAAATAATATTAATCATTGCAGGAATTAGCGGGAAAATAGAGAAAATAAATATAAAACAAAGAAGTTTTGCCGGAGGTTTTCTATGAATTTTCAGCAGATAAGAACCAAGAAAATTTACGAAGAAATAATCGAGCAGATTAGGTCGTTAATTGCCCGGCGGGAATTAAAGCCAGGAGATAAACTTCCGTCCGAAAGAGAACTGGCCGAAAGCCTTGGGGTCAGTAGAGCATCGGTTAGAGAGGCATTAAGTGCTTTAGAAGTATTGGGAGTATTAGAAGTAAGACCTGGGGAGGGCACTTTTGTCCGGGAAGTGGCAGCGGATAAATCCTTTCAGTCCCTAACTCTGTTGTTGCTGTTAGATACAACTTTGGAAGTTTTAGAAGTGAGAAAAATTTTAGAATCCGGGGCGATAGTACTGGCTACCGAACGGGCTACCGATGAAGATATAGAACGCTTAGAAGAGGCCGTTTTAATAATGGAAAAAGACTTAAAGCAGGGTGATTTAGGGGATGAAGCAGATTTTATGTTTCATTATGGCTTGGCACTAGCCACCCATAATTCCCTCTTGGTGCGCCTTATGAATTCCATTGCCGACACTATGCGCCAGTCTCTAAAAATAAACCGTGAGCGGCTTTTTAGAACTCCGGGGATGCCTGAAATTTTTTATAAATACCACAAAGAAATTTTAGAAGCAATAAAAGATCGAGATAAAATTAGAGCTCAAAAGGTTTTAGAGGAACATTTAACGGTGGCTGAAGAAAAATTGTTAGAAGAGTAAGGGAATGAAAATATTTTAGTTTTGAAAAGAGGAAATTATGAAATCTGAGGTCAGACCATCAGGACATAATACCAAAGGTGGTGATTGGGTGTTAAAGGAAAAGTTTATTACGGAACTTACTGCTGTGGGTGGCGAAGTTATTTGCTGTACAACCAATGAACAGTTAATTGATAGTTTGGCTGGGGTGTTAACCGGTCTTGGTGTCCGGAAAGTGATGTACTATCCCCATCCGCAAATTGAGGGGCTTTTAGAAAAGTTAAGGGAAAAAGTGGCGGTAGAACTTCCTAAGGAAGATTACCGACCGAGCGAAGAAGTTGAAGTAGGACTTACCGGTGCGGATTTAGCTGTAGCCGAGTCGGGTTCCCTGGTGCTGGTGGCGGAGGACCTGAAGCTTAGAAAAATAACCACTCTACCTTCGGTGCACATTGTAGTTCTGGAAGAAAGCCAGATTGTGGAAAAATATGAAGATGTATTTAAACATTATGCTGGAAAGTTACCGGGATACTTAAACTTTATCACCGGTCCCTCACGAACTGCTGATATTGAAAGGGTTTTAACCATCGGAGTTCACGGACCGGGGCGACTCATTGTATTTTTAAAAGAGGGTGAGGCGTAATGGCTAATAAAGAAAAAATAAAAAAAGCCCTTGGGAATCCCACCTTACGTCGGGCATTAACCAACTTTGGCAACAATTATGTTTTAGCCCGGGAAAAAGCTTTTGGCGATGTTGATTTTGAAGAGCTGCGCCGGGAGATAAAGGCGGCTAGGACCGAGGTCAGGCAAAAGCTCGATCTTTACGTGGAAGAATTTCGGACCAATGCCGAGAAAAATGGTGCCCGGGTTATAATTGCCCACTCGGCTAATGATGCAAGACAAGCAATAGTAGAAATATTAAAGGCGAAAAACGCCAAAATTGTGGTAAAATCAAAATCCATGGCTTCCGAAGAAATTCACCTGAATGAAGAGCTTATTAAACACGGCATTGAGGTAGTGGAAACCGACCTTGGGGAGTGGATTCTACAGCTTGACGGGCAAAAGCCCTCCCACATGGTAATGCCGGCAATTCACCTTACCCGTGAAGAAGTGGCTGCTATTTTTTCCAAGGCACTGGACCGGGAAGTAGCTCCGGATATTGCCCAAATGGTTAAGCTTGCCCGACAGGAATTAAGGGATAAGTTTTTAAAAGCCGATGCCGGGATTACCGGTGGCAACATTGCGGTAGCTGAAACCGGCTCAATTTTTCTCTTTACCAATGAGGGAAATGCCCGGCTAACCACTACGTTGCCCAAGGTACGGATAAGTTTAGTGGGGGTTGAAAAATTAGTTCCTAAGTTAAAGGATGCCATCCCAATCATGCGGGCCCTTCCCCGAAACGCTACTGCCCAGAAAATTACCAGCTATATGACCGTGATGACTGCGGGGGCCGGCCAGGAGCATTATATAATTTTACTGGATAGCGGACGGATTGAGCTAAAAGATGACCCGGTGTTTGCAGAACTTTTCCAGTGTATCCGCTGTGCCGGTTGCTTGAACGTTTGCCCTGTTTACCAGCAGGTTGGGGGCCATGTCTTTGGGCATGTTTATACCGGACCTATCGGTACCCTTTTAACCGCTTTCTTTCATGGCTTGGAAGCGGCTAAAGATCCACAAGCCATCTGCGGCAGTTGCCTTAAATGTGCTACCGTTTGCCCTGCGGGCATAAATTTACCGGAATTGTTGTTAAAATTACGTCAAAGGGTTGTTGAAACTTATGGACAACCGTTTGTGCAAAAATTTATCTTTGAAAGAATCTTGGCCAATCCCAAGCTTTTCAACTCTCTTTTAGGTCTTGGTCGAAAATTTCAGGGGATTGTGGCGGAAAACGGCGAGATTAAATCTTTACCCTTTGGTTTTGATAATCTTACTTCTTTTAGAGTGTTTCCAACCTTGGCTAGGGAGCGGCTTTACAAAAAATATCGGGTTCGGCCAAGGGAAAAAGGAAATAAAGGCAAAGTGCTGTTTTACAGCGGTTGCTTAATTGAACACATGTATCCCGATATTGGTGAAGATGTTTTCTTGGTTTTAGAGAAAAACGGTTATGAAGTGGTTTTACCGGAAAACCAGGGATGTTGCGGGGCTCCCGCATATTACTCCGGAGATTTACAGGCTGCCGTGAGGATGGCTAAAAACAACATTGAGGCATTTTTAAAGCACGATTATGATTATATAGTCACTGCCTGCCCTACGTGCAGCGAAACCCTAATGCATTATGAAAAATATTTAGAGGATGACGAAGAGTACCGGGAAAAAGCCAGGGAAGTATCAAGGAAGGTAATTGATTTTACCGATTTTGCCTTTAAGTATTTGGCGGTTGGTGAAGGGAAAGTATCCGGGACCTTTACCCTGCACGATTCCTGTCACGCCCGTCGGGGCCTGGGGCAGGTAAAAGAGCCCCGGGAGCTAATTGTTAAAACCGGGGCAAACTTAGTGGAGATGGCTAACTCTGACCAGTGCTGCGGCTTTGGGGGATCTTTCTCCATCAAATATCCGGAAATTTCCGAGAAAGTGTTCCAAAACAAATACCAAAACATTATGGAAACCGGGGCCGAAAAAGTAGCGGTTACCTGTCCGGGATGTCTTATGCAAATTGATGGCGGTCTTAAAAAACAAGGAGCTCAAGTAAAAGTCGAGCACTTGGCATCAATTCTTGCTAAAACCTATAAATAGTACTAAAGGGACGGTTCTGGCAGCGAACTATTTCTAAACAGTATTGAAAAAATGCTCGCTCGTTGAACCGTCCGAGACCCCTGAAAAAAGTATTATAAAAAATAGAAAATGTAGAATAAAATAACAATAGCCCCTAAATTTATGATATAATTTATG
This region includes:
- a CDS encoding (Fe-S)-binding protein, with protein sequence MIEIQQEFLKCMRCGNCQAVCPIYKETKMEAEVARGKIQLIKGVTEGVLKPTEYLAEKIATCLTCLACQENCPSGVNYEKILLYGRDYLAKENGLPPVKKAIFKVLRKPRLFNFGLKMASRFQGLAMKKVKGRSGRKLRFGLLEDHENRLLPEFSKETLVEKARSKQTSGKEKLLYFPGCMINNVYVNVGEAVIDVLKHNGAQVVVPEKQSCCGTPARVHGDIESAKSLGRYVIDTYLATDADYVITSCSTCGVTLRQGYVELFTDEPEYLEKAKKLAEKTRDINEYLVEKGFIRPKKLNLKVTYHDPCHLNRKLKVNKQPREILKAVLGGNFREMKKPATCCGGAGSFSLTHYPLSKAIGRKKALDIIETGAEVVATSCPGCMLQLNDALAKQGSNIRVFHVAELLAEGYKEK
- the ldhH gene encoding L-lactate dehydrogenase (quinone) large subunit LdhH translates to MANKEKIKKALGNPTLRRALTNFGNNYVLAREKAFGDVDFEELRREIKAARTEVRQKLDLYVEEFRTNAEKNGARVIIAHSANDARQAIVEILKAKNAKIVVKSKSMASEEIHLNEELIKHGIEVVETDLGEWILQLDGQKPSHMVMPAIHLTREEVAAIFSKALDREVAPDIAQMVKLARQELRDKFLKADAGITGGNIAVAETGSIFLFTNEGNARLTTTLPKVRISLVGVEKLVPKLKDAIPIMRALPRNATAQKITSYMTVMTAGAGQEHYIILLDSGRIELKDDPVFAELFQCIRCAGCLNVCPVYQQVGGHVFGHVYTGPIGTLLTAFFHGLEAAKDPQAICGSCLKCATVCPAGINLPELLLKLRQRVVETYGQPFVQKFIFERILANPKLFNSLLGLGRKFQGIVAENGEIKSLPFGFDNLTSFRVFPTLARERLYKKYRVRPREKGNKGKVLFYSGCLIEHMYPDIGEDVFLVLEKNGYEVVLPENQGCCGAPAYYSGDLQAAVRMAKNNIEAFLKHDYDYIVTACPTCSETLMHYEKYLEDDEEYREKAREVSRKVIDFTDFAFKYLAVGEGKVSGTFTLHDSCHARRGLGQVKEPRELIVKTGANLVEMANSDQCCGFGGSFSIKYPEISEKVFQNKYQNIMETGAEKVAVTCPGCLMQIDGGLKKQGAQVKVEHLASILAKTYK
- a CDS encoding FadR/GntR family transcriptional regulator, yielding MNFQQIRTKKIYEEIIEQIRSLIARRELKPGDKLPSERELAESLGVSRASVREALSALEVLGVLEVRPGEGTFVREVAADKSFQSLTLLLLLDTTLEVLEVRKILESGAIVLATERATDEDIERLEEAVLIMEKDLKQGDLGDEADFMFHYGLALATHNSLLVRLMNSIADTMRQSLKINRERLFRTPGMPEIFYKYHKEILEAIKDRDKIRAQKVLEEHLTVAEEKLLEE
- a CDS encoding FAD-binding oxidoreductase encodes the protein MEALAKLEKILGSAKIKTQTEELFVYGYDATAGLKNQMPLAVVFPESTEEVVEIVKWANEYKIPLYPRGSGTNLSGGTIPAAKGVVVELNRLNKILEIDLDNLTATVEPGVIINDLNEAVKPYGLIYPPDPGTVTTATMGGSVAECSGGLRGLKYGVTKHYIMGIEAVIGTGELLKFGGKTVKNVTGYDLPALMVGSEGTLGIITKIIVKLIPAPVAKKSFLAVFNSIDDAGNAIAEIIKNRVIPATLEIMDQTTIRTVEKFKNIGLPVNAQAILLVESDGYPEQVEMEAKIIRQVLEKNRGEVSEAKNDEEREKLWEARRAALPALAQVSPTTVLEDATVPRSQVPAMLKKLKEISEKYNLIIGTFGHAGDGNLHPTILTDETNREEWQRVEKAVEEIFKAALELGGTLSGEHGIGMAKNRFLLWEMGEAGVNLLKRLKLAFDPNNILNPGKMA
- a CDS encoding L-lactate permease translates to MSWTQNYDPLGNIALSALLAALPIFFLFWALAIKKMKGYMAGLLTLLLAIIVVVFEYKMPVNLALMSAVNGALYGLFPIGWIVFTAIYLYNLTVKAGQFEIIKDSIASITEDRRLQALLIAFAFGAFLEGAAGFGTPVAITAAMLMGLGFEPLYAAGICLIANTAPVAFGGIGIPVIVAGQVTGIDAMAISKMIGRQVPLLSAVIPAWMVFIMSGWKGLVEVLPAALVTGVVFAGAQWFSANYLSPMLPDIIASLVTIIALVLFLKVWKPKNIWRFANEPPATLQVKKHSAGVILKAWSPFIVLTILVGDWGLNQVKNVLELVTLKLPIPGLDGLIYKPGADKAMEAVFKFNWLSAAGTAILIAAIITILILRISFKDAVNVFVETLKSLKYPLINIAAVLGFAYVANFSGMSQTLGLSLTVTGKAFAFLSPMLGWLGVFITGSDTSANALFAKLQAASAEKLGIPLVLTVAANTSGGFTGKMISPQSIAVATASVGLVGKEAELFRLTVLQSFLFAIVVGIITYLQAYYLKSWIPAYKMIENAVAAAQAPVHTGPGLTILGITAVVILALWGLVAAFNKK
- a CDS encoding LutC/YkgG family protein, coding for MKSEVRPSGHNTKGGDWVLKEKFITELTAVGGEVICCTTNEQLIDSLAGVLTGLGVRKVMYYPHPQIEGLLEKLREKVAVELPKEDYRPSEEVEVGLTGADLAVAESGSLVLVAEDLKLRKITTLPSVHIVVLEESQIVEKYEDVFKHYAGKLPGYLNFITGPSRTADIERVLTIGVHGPGRLIVFLKEGEA